A genomic window from Mycobacteriales bacterium includes:
- a CDS encoding S-layer homology domain-containing protein, protein MPRRHPRAATAALAAATATVTLSATLLAGIASAAAAETPQQQGTPVHAVLTLKHAGDAATVTSWARHHGLTVTHRDGSTLVVQGSPSTAGKAFGTHISRWAKPQRAAVPGALKDAVTSVAGFDSVPMFHPMAIPGGYTGADIDSAYAVAPSSTAGKGLTIATIQFSGWNSSDATTYAQAAGINLAPGQIQSISVNGASTTTPDNGGDLEVALDVEALLAVAPAAKQRVYVTTNDYAGSLAVYKQIAADAANGLVQVVSMSWGMCEADTNAYTLNNLDAPIQQILGAGATMFASSGDNGPYGCSYPGHQDTTLSTVFPASDPNVVGVGGTTLDQTSSGWSETGWSGSGGGASTIFNRPTYQSAIGQSGSARMVPDVSALADANTGLTVYIGSAGGWVRGGGTSLATPLWAGTLAASMSAVGRTTGMGDIHGKLYSAASTFRDVTSGSTGPYTAGSGYDMVTGLGSPQWSKLAPALGIAASATSTGGSTGGSTGTSGTTSGSSTQPTSGGTQTTRTTDPSPTTSPAPTQPATAPRTTADACPSGMVPSSPFTDVLANDVHLSDINCTAWWGLAHGTTSSTFTPGGTLTRGQMAGFIARLVTTAGGQLPTNPRDAFPDDEGSVFAQQIDQLAMLGIVRGTADGLYHPEATVTRAQMASFVNRAYNYVNGAPLGPAAAGFPDVATGSAQAADIDDVAGAGIAVGYADGTFRPSQPVTREEVASFLARLLDLMVTQGYATPPSS, encoded by the coding sequence GTGCCACGTCGACACCCCCGGGCGGCCACTGCTGCGCTCGCCGCAGCCACGGCCACCGTCACCCTCTCCGCCACCCTCCTGGCCGGCATCGCGAGTGCCGCCGCCGCGGAGACCCCGCAGCAGCAGGGCACGCCGGTCCACGCCGTGCTCACGCTCAAGCACGCGGGCGATGCCGCCACGGTCACGAGCTGGGCACGCCATCACGGGCTGACCGTCACCCACCGCGACGGGAGCACGCTCGTCGTCCAGGGCAGCCCGAGCACCGCGGGCAAGGCGTTCGGCACGCACATCAGCCGGTGGGCGAAGCCGCAGCGGGCCGCCGTACCCGGCGCGCTCAAGGACGCGGTCACCAGCGTCGCCGGCTTCGACAGCGTCCCGATGTTCCACCCGATGGCGATTCCCGGCGGCTACACGGGTGCCGACATCGACTCGGCGTACGCCGTCGCGCCCAGCAGCACCGCAGGCAAGGGCCTGACGATCGCCACGATCCAGTTCTCCGGCTGGAACTCCTCCGACGCCACGACCTACGCCCAGGCGGCCGGCATCAACCTCGCGCCCGGCCAGATCCAGAGCATCTCGGTCAACGGCGCGTCGACGACCACGCCCGACAACGGCGGCGACCTCGAGGTCGCGCTGGACGTGGAGGCCCTGCTCGCGGTTGCGCCCGCGGCCAAGCAGCGCGTCTACGTCACGACCAACGACTACGCGGGCTCGCTCGCCGTCTACAAGCAGATCGCGGCCGACGCCGCCAACGGCCTGGTCCAGGTGGTCTCCATGTCGTGGGGCATGTGCGAGGCCGACACCAACGCCTACACGTTGAACAACCTCGACGCCCCGATCCAGCAGATTCTCGGCGCGGGGGCGACGATGTTCGCTTCCAGCGGTGACAACGGCCCCTACGGCTGCTCCTACCCGGGGCACCAGGACACGACGTTGTCGACGGTGTTCCCGGCCTCCGACCCCAACGTCGTCGGAGTCGGCGGAACCACCCTCGACCAGACCAGCAGCGGCTGGTCGGAGACCGGCTGGTCCGGCAGCGGCGGCGGGGCCAGCACGATCTTCAACCGGCCGACCTACCAGTCGGCGATCGGCCAGAGCGGCTCCGCGCGGATGGTGCCCGACGTCTCGGCCCTGGCCGACGCCAACACCGGCCTGACCGTCTACATCGGTTCCGCCGGCGGCTGGGTACGCGGCGGCGGCACCAGCCTCGCCACCCCGCTGTGGGCGGGCACGCTGGCCGCCTCGATGTCGGCCGTGGGCCGCACCACCGGCATGGGCGACATCCACGGCAAGCTCTACTCCGCGGCGTCCACGTTCCGCGACGTCACGTCCGGGTCGACCGGGCCCTACACCGCGGGCAGCGGCTACGACATGGTCACGGGCCTCGGCAGCCCGCAGTGGTCGAAGCTCGCCCCGGCGCTCGGGATCGCGGCCTCCGCGACGAGCACCGGCGGCAGCACCGGCGGCAGCACCGGTACGAGCGGGACCACCTCGGGCAGCTCGACCCAGCCCACGTCGGGTGGGACCCAGACGACCCGCACCACCGACCCCTCGCCGACGACCAGCCCGGCGCCGACGCAGCCCGCGACCGCGCCGCGTACGACGGCCGACGCGTGCCCCTCCGGCATGGTGCCGAGCTCGCCGTTCACCGACGTGCTCGCGAACGACGTGCACCTGTCGGACATCAACTGCACCGCCTGGTGGGGCCTCGCGCACGGCACGACCTCGTCGACCTTCACGCCCGGCGGCACGCTCACCCGCGGCCAGATGGCCGGCTTCATCGCCCGCCTGGTGACCACCGCCGGCGGCCAGCTGCCGACCAACCCGCGCGACGCGTTCCCGGACGACGAGGGCAGCGTCTTCGCCCAGCAGATCGACCAGCTCGCCATGCTCGGCATCGTGCGCGGCACCGCCGACGGCCTCTACCACCCCGAGGCCACGGTCACCCGGGCGCAGATGGCGTCGTTCGTCAACCGCGCCTACAACTACGTCAACGGGGCTCCGCTCGGCCCGGCGGCCGCCGGCTTCCCCGACGTCGCGACCGGGTCGGCCCAGGCGGCCGACATCGACGACGTGGCCGGGGCAGGCATCGCGGTCGGCTACGCCGACGGCACGTTCCGCCCGTCGCAGCCGGTCACCCGCGAGGAGGTCGCGTCGTTCCTGGCCCGGCTGCTCGACCTGATGGTGACCCAGGGATACGCCACCCCGCCGAGCTCGTAA
- a CDS encoding S-layer homology domain-containing protein: MSKIPFRRSLVGLAAAALTVPVGLVAASPAAAATPQIRDISRFACNPSSVPDAAFADVQSGSTFDAAIRCLAGYGITQGFTDGTYRPTQPVIRADMALFVYRLGQMSGATFDTSPAGFTDIGNLPQPQQDAINALAHKLVVKGETSTRYVPGGQVTRGQMAAFLNRLEAKVIGTSGFPVSGTYFSDIAGSVFADDINAIASVGITGGINGTQYAPDASVTRDQMAAFLTRDVDANVDFGQLPSKFPAGNESFTAKPSAEQAQDFSKQTTYTVGVDRAATVSIALLPAGQVSRDGSTGAVTFSSTTPIASGGSASIESVNGTATGATAGGSSAKTQVDGVKPSNGQVTFAVNATALNDIVPVVWADLPAASSNKADTKLDTAPGGFATEPFVAAGQVDYVPAQAATSASAASVTVVSDPDAVNPRIGYFVATSGGLGPIGQTTATYYFNGPNDKFGYQGDPGKLPSRSAFQSLLTPGDVVQVTYNQDPSKGSVFNVTTDTVPPASNVQATAGDFGGGPAKTDVQLTWTASPQADAVYDIYRDANGNGTADSGELAKQGATGASVTLFGQPTGTYDYLIVARGGVSGSTSSAAASNNVTLPVPLPQTLANGAVLQVDNPFTGKADNGDQWTLYFNQPVQVGSSPQIQVTDSAGKTGLITNSVASFKVDPQASGLSAAGEILHVTLLKPALASDGSATLSYPLTITGATGITDAAGNNWDVAHSGDKAIDAGAYLFQDDAHVGDSTFTIVWNQPMSDDAGTAQSYTYSKGLVQSAVLQADHRSVVITISGSMAKGDTIGVNPLSPPHDAGGAAAPSQTYTLNG, encoded by the coding sequence ATGAGCAAAATCCCCTTCCGACGTTCTCTGGTGGGGCTGGCGGCGGCGGCGTTGACGGTCCCGGTCGGGCTCGTCGCCGCCTCCCCGGCGGCTGCGGCGACCCCGCAGATCCGCGACATCAGCCGCTTCGCCTGCAATCCCTCCTCGGTGCCCGACGCCGCGTTCGCCGACGTGCAGTCGGGGAGCACGTTCGACGCGGCGATCCGCTGCCTCGCCGGCTACGGCATCACGCAGGGGTTCACCGACGGCACCTACCGGCCGACGCAGCCGGTGATCCGGGCCGACATGGCGCTGTTCGTCTACCGGCTCGGGCAAATGTCCGGCGCGACGTTCGACACGTCACCGGCCGGGTTCACCGACATCGGCAACCTGCCGCAGCCGCAGCAGGACGCGATCAACGCGCTGGCCCACAAGCTCGTCGTGAAGGGCGAGACCTCGACCCGCTACGTGCCCGGCGGCCAGGTGACCCGCGGGCAGATGGCGGCCTTCCTCAACCGGCTCGAGGCCAAGGTCATCGGCACCAGCGGCTTCCCGGTGTCCGGCACCTACTTCAGCGACATCGCGGGCAGCGTCTTCGCCGACGACATCAACGCGATCGCTTCGGTGGGCATCACCGGCGGCATCAACGGCACGCAGTACGCGCCCGACGCCTCCGTCACGCGCGACCAGATGGCGGCGTTCCTCACCCGTGACGTCGACGCCAACGTCGACTTCGGCCAGCTGCCGTCGAAGTTCCCGGCGGGCAACGAGTCGTTCACCGCCAAGCCGAGCGCCGAGCAGGCGCAGGACTTCAGCAAGCAGACCACCTACACGGTCGGCGTCGACCGGGCGGCGACCGTGAGCATCGCGCTGCTGCCCGCCGGCCAGGTCAGCCGCGACGGCAGCACGGGTGCCGTGACGTTCTCCTCGACCACGCCGATCGCCTCGGGCGGCTCCGCGTCGATCGAGTCGGTCAACGGCACTGCCACCGGCGCCACCGCTGGTGGCAGCAGCGCCAAGACGCAGGTCGACGGCGTCAAGCCCAGCAACGGCCAGGTGACCTTCGCGGTCAACGCCACCGCGCTCAACGACATCGTCCCGGTGGTGTGGGCCGACCTGCCCGCCGCCAGCAGCAACAAGGCCGACACCAAGCTCGACACGGCGCCCGGCGGCTTCGCGACCGAGCCGTTCGTCGCGGCCGGCCAGGTCGACTACGTCCCCGCGCAGGCGGCGACGAGCGCGTCGGCCGCCAGCGTCACCGTCGTCAGCGACCCCGACGCGGTCAACCCGCGCATCGGCTACTTCGTCGCGACCAGCGGCGGCCTCGGCCCGATCGGGCAGACCACCGCGACCTACTACTTCAACGGGCCCAACGACAAGTTCGGCTACCAGGGCGACCCCGGCAAGCTGCCGAGCCGCTCGGCCTTCCAGTCGCTGCTCACCCCGGGTGACGTCGTCCAGGTCACCTACAACCAGGACCCGTCCAAGGGCTCGGTCTTCAACGTGACGACCGACACCGTGCCCCCGGCCAGCAATGTGCAGGCCACCGCGGGCGATTTCGGTGGCGGGCCGGCCAAGACCGACGTGCAGCTGACGTGGACGGCCTCGCCGCAGGCCGACGCGGTCTACGACATCTACCGCGACGCCAACGGCAACGGCACCGCCGACTCCGGCGAGCTGGCGAAGCAGGGCGCGACCGGCGCGTCGGTCACGCTGTTCGGCCAGCCGACGGGCACCTACGACTACCTGATCGTGGCGCGCGGCGGGGTCTCCGGGTCGACCAGCAGCGCGGCGGCGAGCAACAACGTCACGCTGCCCGTGCCGCTGCCGCAGACCCTCGCCAACGGAGCGGTGCTCCAGGTCGACAACCCGTTCACCGGCAAGGCCGACAACGGTGACCAGTGGACGCTCTACTTCAACCAGCCGGTGCAGGTCGGCTCGTCGCCGCAGATCCAGGTGACCGACAGCGCCGGCAAGACCGGGCTCATCACCAACAGCGTCGCGAGCTTCAAGGTCGACCCGCAGGCCAGCGGCCTGTCGGCGGCCGGCGAGATCCTGCACGTGACGCTGCTCAAGCCGGCCCTCGCCAGCGACGGTTCGGCGACGTTGTCCTACCCGCTGACGATCACCGGTGCCACCGGCATCACCGATGCCGCGGGCAACAACTGGGACGTCGCGCACAGCGGCGACAAGGCGATCGACGCCGGGGCCTACCTGTTCCAGGACGACGCCCACGTCGGGGACAGCACGTTCACGATCGTCTGGAACCAACCGATGTCCGACGACGCCGGCACGGCGCAGAGCTACACCTACTCCAAGGGGTTGGTGCAGAGCGCCGTCCTGCAGGCCGACCACCGGTCCGTGGTGATCACGATCTCGGGCAGCATGGCGAAGGGCGACACGATCGGGGTCAACCCGCTCTCGCCGCCGCACGACGCGGGTGGTGCGGCTGCCCCGTCGCAGACCTACACGCTCAACGGCTGA
- a CDS encoding DUF3117 domain-containing protein — MAAMKPRTGDGPMEVTKEGRGIVMRVPLEGGGRLVVELSADEAEELGSQLKAVGS; from the coding sequence ATGGCGGCCATGAAGCCGCGGACGGGCGACGGCCCGATGGAGGTCACCAAGGAGGGCCGCGGCATCGTCATGCGTGTGCCGCTCGAGGGCGGCGGCCGGCTCGTTGTCGAGCTGTCCGCCGACGAAGCCGAGGAGCTCGGCAGCCAGCTGAAGGCCGTCGGCAGCTGA
- a CDS encoding leucyl aminopeptidase yields the protein MAADPRPVVELTDRINGAAALAVPIRPGDDGPVIAARADEVRALLPDADLLDVVRRNSGKGEAGEVHVLPLLGSGTPRTLYLVGIGDGSLPALRNAAAALVRRAKDEPALTSALVPDGDPAQVTAVAESTALAVYTFSQKSKPKARALQRVEIVAAESARPAVERAQVVAAAAMRCRDLVNTPSLQKTPQWLAEQAREACADGGVDVRIRDEQQLAAEGFGGILAVGMGSVRPPRLIEMSYRPAGATRHVVLVGKGITFDSGGLSIKPNDNMMSMKTDMAGGAAVIATMAALQALGVTARVTGLVPAAENMPSGSAQRPGDVITHYGGRTVEVLNTDAEGRLVLADALAYADAHLDPDVVVDLATLTGAASLGLGKRHAALFTSGEDLADELVEAGAAAGERLWPMPLVEDYRASLDSDIADLRNIADPAAHFSGGAIVAALFLREFTGGRRWAHLDIAGPARAESDEGDVTKGGTGFGVRTLLRWLAPPA from the coding sequence GTGGCTGCTGACCCCCGACCCGTCGTCGAGCTCACCGACCGCATCAACGGCGCCGCGGCCCTCGCCGTACCGATCCGCCCCGGTGACGACGGTCCCGTCATCGCCGCCCGTGCGGACGAGGTCCGCGCGCTCCTCCCGGACGCCGACCTGCTCGACGTCGTACGCCGAAACAGCGGCAAGGGCGAGGCGGGCGAGGTGCACGTCCTGCCGCTGCTGGGCTCCGGCACCCCTCGCACGCTCTACCTGGTCGGCATCGGCGACGGCTCCCTGCCGGCGCTGCGCAACGCCGCCGCCGCGCTGGTCCGCCGGGCCAAGGACGAGCCGGCGCTCACCAGCGCCCTCGTGCCCGACGGCGATCCGGCACAGGTGACCGCCGTCGCCGAGTCGACCGCGCTGGCGGTCTACACCTTCAGCCAGAAGAGCAAGCCCAAGGCCCGCGCTCTGCAGCGGGTCGAGATCGTGGCGGCGGAGAGCGCCCGGCCCGCGGTCGAGCGCGCGCAGGTCGTCGCGGCGGCGGCGATGCGCTGCCGCGACCTCGTCAACACGCCGAGCCTGCAGAAGACGCCGCAGTGGCTGGCCGAGCAGGCCCGGGAAGCCTGTGCCGACGGCGGCGTCGACGTCCGCATCCGCGACGAGCAGCAGCTGGCGGCCGAGGGCTTCGGTGGCATCCTCGCCGTCGGCATGGGCTCGGTGCGGCCGCCGCGGCTGATCGAGATGAGCTACCGGCCGGCCGGGGCGACGCGGCACGTCGTGCTGGTGGGCAAGGGCATCACGTTCGACAGCGGCGGCCTGTCGATCAAGCCCAACGACAACATGATGTCGATGAAGACCGACATGGCCGGTGGCGCGGCCGTGATCGCCACGATGGCCGCGCTGCAGGCGCTCGGCGTCACCGCCCGCGTCACCGGGCTGGTGCCCGCCGCCGAGAACATGCCTTCCGGCTCGGCCCAGCGTCCCGGCGACGTCATCACCCACTACGGCGGCCGCACGGTCGAGGTGCTCAACACCGACGCGGAGGGGCGGCTCGTGCTGGCGGACGCGCTGGCCTACGCCGACGCGCACCTCGACCCCGACGTCGTCGTCGATCTCGCGACGCTGACCGGCGCGGCCAGCCTCGGGCTGGGCAAGCGGCACGCTGCGCTGTTCACCAGCGGCGAAGACCTCGCCGACGAGCTGGTCGAGGCCGGTGCGGCCGCGGGGGAGCGGCTGTGGCCCATGCCGCTCGTCGAGGACTACCGCGCCTCGCTCGACTCCGATATCGCCGACCTGCGCAACATCGCCGACCCGGCAGCGCACTTCTCCGGCGGGGCGATCGTCGCCGCGCTGTTCCTGCGGGAGTTCACCGGCGGGCGGCGCTGGGCGCACCTCGACATCGCCGGGCCGGCCCGGGCCGAGTCCGACGAGGGCGATGTCACGAAGGGCGGCACCGGCTTCGGCGTACGCACCTTGCTGCGCTGGCTGGCGCCGCCGGCCTGA